The nucleotide window GCACGGCGCCGGTCACCACCGCGGCATCGGCCATCGCGCACGGATCGGCGGTCAGCACGGTGCCCGCGGGCGTCGAGTACTTCTCCGGCGAGCTGTGCAGCTTCTGGACGACGGCCTCGGCCAGCGCCTGCCCGGGACGGCAGGGGTCACCGGCGTAGGTGACCGACACCTCGAGCGCCATGTCCGGCTTCAGCGCCGTCATCACCGCGACCGTGCAGTCGGTGTCGCCGGTCTTGTTCACGCGCAGCGGCAGCCCGCCGGCCACGCCGGTCGTCTTGTCGGCCCGCGGCGGCAGCGTGCTGCCGATCTCCAGCTCGAGCCGGATCTCCTTGCCGCCGGGGTCCTTCACCTTGTTGCTGCAGGTGTCGAAGGCGATCGACGACGGCGACGGGTCGTCCTCGACCGTGCCGAGGCCCAGCGTGCCGAGGGCGGCCTTGGTCAGGAACTGGCACGGCTGGATCGTGCGGAGCACGTCCGCCGCCACGGCGGCGTCGGTGATCGGGCCGTCGGCGACCTGGCCGGAGCCGGCCGCCGCGGGCACCGTCGTCCGGGCGAAGTTGGACTTGCCGAGGTCCTGCCCGCAGGCCGCCAGCGGCAGCGCGAGGGCGGTGACCAGCAGGAACAGCTTCGGGAGACGGCGGTGCCGAACGTCTGGGAACACGCGATGCACGGTAGCGGCACGCACGCGCCGCTGTCCGGACAACCCGGCTATTCGCCGGCTGCCGGCGGTGTGTCGCCGGTCTCGGGCTCGGCCGGCACCACGAGCGGGCGGAGCACGGCCCACAGGACGAACAGCGCGGCGACCACCAGCATGCCGATCCCGGCCCACAGGTTGATGTTCACGCCGGCGGCCTTCTCGATCTCCGCGTCGGTGGTGAAGCCGATGCCCATGACGGTGAGGATCACGCCGTAGACGCCGATCAGCAGGGCGATGATCAGCCGGATGTCGAAGGCACCTGCCTTGTGTGCGCGCGGCTGCGACTCGGTAGCCATTCCGACCTCCTAGAAGATGATGTTCAGCGCGATGGTCAGGACGAGCACGATGCCCGCGAGCAGGCCCGGCTTGCGGTACCAGCCCGCGTTCTCGCCGGTGTTGTCGTGCCGGCGCGTCTCCTTCGGCGTCAGCGAGTAGACGAGACCCACCAGCTCCTCGTCCGGCTTCGGCTTGGTGGCCAGCGAGACGACGACGCTCACCGCGATGTCGACGACGAACGCGGTCCCCGCGGCGACGAAGC belongs to Amycolatopsis tolypomycina and includes:
- a CDS encoding DUF3558 domain-containing protein gives rise to the protein MFPDVRHRRLPKLFLLVTALALPLAACGQDLGKSNFARTTVPAAAGSGQVADGPITDAAVAADVLRTIQPCQFLTKAALGTLGLGTVEDDPSPSSIAFDTCSNKVKDPGGKEIRLELEIGSTLPPRADKTTGVAGGLPLRVNKTGDTDCTVAVMTALKPDMALEVSVTYAGDPCRPGQALAEAVVQKLHSSPEKYSTPAGTVLTADPCAMADAAVVTGAVPSAKPAASGLHSCDWKDRGPMVTVAFRPGLPPLVGDGNSKVDLGNGVTGFQKQQTGGSARCKVEWQHRPWQGDDVELAQVDYQGYADNDADPCGKAVAVAKNVVTKLPKP